Part of the Kwoniella shivajii chromosome 1, complete sequence genome, CAGAAATTTTTAGCCCATGATTTCATCCAGGGTTTCACCGAGGGATCTTTTTTTCCGATTGCGTGTAATCTGTACCAGCTGCTCTGCCCCTGTGATCGTGGAAAAATTAGGGTTGCTGTTAGCTGAAAATGAGAACAAAGAGAGAACACCGAACCGAGGGTGACGTTTCGGATCTGAACCAGCAATTTTAAACGTGATTTTTCCTTCGTGTGAGACCTTTTGCCTTTTAGGAATAGGAAGCTTTTCTTTCCGTTCTTACCGCCGcaacagaatcaaaatcaaaagatcgCACAAAGACGTCAGATTAACTCAAACTCGAAACAAAGATTTTTCGCACCACGTCTATCTGCAATATCATAAAAAATCAACTGacctcatcatcgttcatcattaactcaccttgacatcTATCAAACTACTTTGTACAAACTACCATAGAACCGTAAATACACATCATGTCAGCTCAATCTACCGCCCCATCCACACCCGATGTCGCTCGAGACTTCTCCGACCTCGAAATCTCCTCCACAGTCACAAGTCCTGGTAAGTTGTACCGTGGCCTTGCTTCCCACAGAAGGAATTACAGTATTGATGTTATGAATGATGTTATGAATGAGTAGCCGCTACTCGACCTTCATCCCCCATCCCAGCTTCCTTACCTCCATCCCCACTTCCATCGGGAAAACACAAGATTGCCGTGATTGGATCAGGATCATGGGGAAGTGCTCTTGCTAAAATCGCAGCTGAAAACGCTGTCaagagaaatgatgaattcCACTCTGAAGTTAGAATGTGGGTAAGAGAGAAGATTGTAAGTGAAATCCATATCCCTCAGACACGCGAAAATGGTTTCTCACAAAACGCTTTTTTTTATAGGTAAATGGAAAACCCCTCACTCATGTTATCAACCGAACTCACCTCAACTCTCGATATTTACCAGATATCAAACTTCCTCGAAACCTCGTTGCTACGCCTCATCTCAAGGATGTAGTGAAAGATGCTACCTTGATCGTATTCGTCGTTCCACATCAATTCCTTCACACCGTTTTAGGGGAATTGAGTAGACCAGGTGTACTTCACCCTGGCGCTCGAGCAATCTCAGCGATCAAAGGTGTCGAAGTGAATGGAACAGACATCGAAACTTTCGCCAGTTTGATCGAAGGCCGAGTTGGTACTCCTTGTTCAGCTTTAAGTGGCGCTAACATCGCattagaaggtgagtcattatTGCCTTGTGTATTTTTTGAAACTTTGTCGCTAAATCGTTTGTTTAGTTGCTCTTGGTCAATTCTGTGAAACAACTATCGGTTGTCCTACTCATGAAGACTCCTTACTTTGGTCAGCAGTCTTCAACGCCCCCACATTCCGAGTCAGTGCAGTAGAAGATGTTAACGGTGTATCGCTCGGTGGAGCCTTAAAGAACATCGTAGCTCTCGCTGCTGGATTTGTCGATGGTTTAGGCTTGGGAGGAAACACCAAAGCTGCTATCTTGCGAATTGGTCTAGGTGAAATGACTGAATTCTGCTTGGAGTTCTTCGAGGGAAGTCAAAGAGAAACGTGAGTGTTATCTTTCATCAAGGGGGTTATGATCCGTGTGTGCCGGAAGATCAAAGCACCATCCCTTTGATCCGGTTGTACCTGTTTCATCGTATCCTTTGGTAGATGAGATCTCATCATATGATCGAAAAGTCTAAGCATAGGAAATCGCTAATCTTTTATCGTGATAGTTTCTCAAATGAATCCGCTGGTATCGCAGATCTGATCACAACATGTTACGGAGGAAGGAACAGGAAATGTGCAGAAGAATTCGTCAAATCAGGATCAACATTCGATGTgatcgaaaagaaattgCTTAATGGTCAAAAACTCCAAGGCACAGCCACTGCTGAAGAAGTCCACAACTTCCTTCGAGCAAGAAAGAGGGTTCATGCCTATCCATTGTTTGAAAAAGTATACCAAATCGCTTTTGAAGGATTACCACCTAAATCTTTAGTTCGAGGATTATAAGCGATAAAGAAAATCATATcaaaccaaaccaaaccaCAAATTAGAAAACCAGTAAAAATGTAGCTAGTAGTTCTCCGAAATCCGAGTgaataacatcatcattctctctAGACCCACATCTCACCCCGATGTCCATAGCATAGATAAATAGACATAGAAGCATCATCAGATATTGTTATTTTTCTCGAACCTCATGCATTCCAAGTGTCGTTTAGATGTATCGATCTTTGTTTAACTGATGGTAACTTCGAGAGTCTTCTAAGAACTACCCACTCGGAAGAGAGCTATTACGAATCATTTAAGCATGAAAGGTTTTCTTTTGGCTTTGGTTTCCGTTTCCGACATCGTGGGACATTGGATTTAACCGAGCTTGGCAAAAATTATACAGGTAGATCATGTGATTTTTTCCAACTTTGTTATTTGTTTTCCTTAAACAAATGATCCATGCTCACGAAGAATACATTCAGATACTGTATTAAggcatatatatatagatagAGTCACAAGGACATCATCTACTGCATATTCGCCGTCACCACCAACAGCGATTTCAACCAGTGATCGTTCTGTGGTAAAAATCGTCCTTGTTTATCCATCTTGTTGCCACCCAGAATGGCTTCGCTTTTACCcgatgaacatgaaaacaATCACACAGGCGTCTCACTTCCACTGGATGTGTTATCAAATATAGCTTCCCTCATCCACCCACCGTTTCATGCTCCCCCTCCTCCGTCAGAACCTTGGTCCACCCCTCAGATCGATGTGATACATTGCGTCGATCCGCAACCGACCCCCATtcagaatcaccttcagcttctctcctcttttaCAAGATCATCGACACGCGCTTTAGAAGCTGCCAGACCTTGGCTATGGGAGGATGTAGATGTCCGTTCAGGTAGAGGATGGCTAGGCATTGTCGATGCTTTGACTGAGGAGGTTGTAGAAATGGAAGAGGCCATTCCTGAGGCCGGTCCAAGCACATTATCCACAGCTACAATCGAACCGATACCAGTATCTGGACCAGAAGCCCACAAAGCGCCAGTAACAATCTCGGATGGCTTCGCAACTTATATTTCTACACCTCCATCTTCCGTCTACCCTTATCCGTATGGTGAGATAACGAGTAgtccttctttctcatattCACCACCACAGCCTTCATATATTCGCGAACTTCTCACACCTCCCGGATCTCGAAACGCTTCTCCTCATCCCTTaccttccccttctcccccaCAGCTCTCCTCGCCTTCCACGTCAGTCCCACCGCCACTAGTACGAGGAGTTTCTCATCCCGCTCCTGCAGCCCTGAAAACTTCATCGAAATTAAGAGGTCGATCGAGGAGTCCACATAGAAGTGTCAATTTTGATACGGAAAGTATATCGTCCGTTCTCACTAGAAGCCGAAGCAATAGCTCCAATATAGCTGGCGGAAGTGGGTTCCTGCGGCGTCAGACGAGTTTATCGAAAGCACATCATTATAatgatgtagatgaagatgaggcaGATGAAATTTTAGACGAAGCAACCCCTCTACGTGGATTTGCAGAAAGTAGGAATCCAGTCATTACATCGAGAGGCACACAAGAGTCAAAAGAGAACGTCAACCCGGATTTGCTACCGCCTCCTGGACCATACATCCGTCACATATCTTTCACCAATTTCCGGACTATCGGAAGCAGGCGTAGTCAGGATGAAGCGGTTAGAGGGAGATTTGTTACTGGTGGAAGACTAGAAGGGGTTATCAAGGTAAGTTTCCATCATGTATATCAGTGATATGGCTGACATGGGTCATAGAACGCTCCCAATCTCGTGTCACTGTGCATGACCGAGTATGTTGAC contains:
- a CDS encoding glycerol-3-phosphate dehydrogenase (NAD(+)), whose product is MSAQSTAPSTPDVARDFSDLEISSTVTSPAATRPSSPIPASLPPSPLPSGKHKIAVIGSGSWGSALAKIAAENAVKRNDEFHSEVRMWVREKIVNGKPLTHVINRTHLNSRYLPDIKLPRNLVATPHLKDVVKDATLIVFVVPHQFLHTVLGELSRPGVLHPGARAISAIKGVEVNGTDIETFASLIEGRVGTPCSALSGANIALEVALGQFCETTIGCPTHEDSLLWSAVFNAPTFRVSAVEDVNGVSLGGALKNIVALAAGFVDGLGLGGNTKAAILRIGLGEMTEFCLEFFEGSQRETFSNESAGIADLITTCYGGRNRKCAEEFVKSGSTFDVIEKKLLNGQKLQGTATAEEVHNFLRARKRVHAYPLFEKVYQIAFEGLPPKSLVRGL